The following coding sequences lie in one Cannabis sativa cultivar Pink pepper isolate KNU-18-1 chromosome 5, ASM2916894v1, whole genome shotgun sequence genomic window:
- the LOC133038392 gene encoding uncharacterized protein LOC133038392 — MTEATNVSRVNEDGKLSAILEGIEVLGELWKDIRKNSPVDSMTDFLNHVEGFIKLEEAIQRAEVEQNPSKSKSPSTGTSVQVPHYPNNSSSNDKRSNNNNKSGNGMKGKFTSETEQAPRENQAKYTTFTILTEDIESVYMATHSLAPYKKLGPMKKDKYVKTDQNQRNDNNQDLLPPPHEQEEVIVAVEERKPKIPRPGGPTITFSDEDAVKIRFPHNDPFVVEVQIANKIVARTMIDNGASSNILFKTAYEKMGLQLRDLTPCLPPVYGFSGQGVAPLGQIRLPLTVGQAPTSMTIMAQFLGIRLS; from the exons ATGACGGAGGCGACCAACGTTTCACGGGTGAATGAAGATGGAAAGTTGTCCGCGATACTGgagggcattgaagtcctcggtgaactttggaaggacataaggaagaACAGCCCGGTAGACTCAATGACTGATTTTCTTAACCATGttgaaggcttcatcaagctcgaagaagctatTCAACGAGCAGAAGTTGAGCAAAATCCTAGCAAGTCTAAATCTCCTTCTACTGGAACGTCCGTCCAAGTCCCCCATTACCCAAATAATTCGAGCTCAAATGATAAACGttctaacaacaacaacaagtcGGGGAATGGGATGAAGGGAAAGTTCACCAGCGAAACTGAGCAGGCTCCCCGAGAGAATCAAGCAAAGTACACTACATTTACCATCTtgactgaagatatagaaagtgtctACATGGCCACTCACTCTCTAGCCCCTTATAAGAAGctcgggcccatgaagaaagat AAGTATGTGAAGACCGATCAGAATCAGAGGAACGACAATAACCAAGACTTGCTACCTCCACCG cacgagcaagaagaagtgatCGTGGCCGTAGAGGAAAGGAAGCCTAAAATCCCACGGCCAGGAGGGCCTACCATCACCTTCAGCGACGAAGATGCTGTCAAAATCAGGTTTCCACACAACGACCCGTTTGTTGTGGAGGTCCAAATAGCTAACAAAATTGTGGCAAGAACCATGATtgataatggagcctcttccaatATCTTGTTCAAGACTGCCtatgaaaagatgggactccaGCTCAGGGATCTAACCCCATGTCTACcgcctgtctatggtttctccggccaaGGAGTCGCACCTTTAGGACAAATTcgtctacccctcactgttggacaagcgCCAACAAGCATgactatcatggcacaattcctt GGGATCCGTTTATCATGA